The DNA segment TGCGCGATATCGCTTGCCTGCGGCACACCTGGTGGCGTGACGTGCCCATAGCACAGTGGCCAACTCGGGCAGCTCAAACCGGCCTTCGAGAGACGCACATACGAGCCGAGAACAATCATCACGAAAGTCAGCAACAAGGCCACGACGGCGAGCCGGCGCGTCCAGCGCATCGGGTCGTTCATCATTTCATGGCGCCGCTGTTCCATCGTGAACTCCAAAATCCCTTGGGTTAAATCCCTAATACCTCAGGCGGACCTGACGCCGGCATTACCGGCGTCAGGTATTAACGCCTTAACTCAATACTTCTTCAATCTTCTGAATACGCAGTTCTTCTTCCTTACGCGCATTCCGGTAAAACCAAAGCAGGAATACGGTAAAACACGTCCAGGGGACCAGCATGAATGTTCCCGTCCACCACCACGCCGGTAAACCAACGGTGTGAGGGATGATGAAATGCAATGCCGGAATATGCATATGCGGTAATGCATGCGAATGTGCTGGGATAGCCATCTCGTTGACCTCCACGCGATCAGATAATGAAATAAATCACATAGAACAGGACCCACATGAC comes from the Acidihalobacter yilgarnensis genome and includes:
- a CDS encoding phosphatidylserine decarboxylase, translated to MAIPAHSHALPHMHIPALHFIIPHTVGLPAWWWTGTFMLVPWTCFTVFLLWFYRNARKEEELRIQKIEEVLS